A single Ptiloglossa arizonensis isolate GNS036 chromosome 2, iyPtiAriz1_principal, whole genome shotgun sequence DNA region contains:
- the LOC143154786 gene encoding uncharacterized protein LOC143154786 produces MIDGNISMEEDTELRDLVVQTLENNGVLAKVRAELRASVFLALEEQESVMNPEPLLNKTVKQYLANSEGKLLFSLVREFLEYFGLDYTISVYDPETYFGKEYNYVGRNKLCEELGIESNEPLLGEILKNSMNSAFNNTPKNEINDHRLNKTDETATNIANATFEISIPKVLHNETVSLSNNNDISDKLDSVSQQSPKLPINVTITDKKSKEIFLDDVSMDESNCEKQNNSLRKSTTSESTEKNDGIDSKGNNNTHFDTLSTSPNGTTTVMNHMTKETEINAPIQTNLLNKTEPLIKFDKSIVTEVQANQNEDISKQNNINSFELQIANNVQNKKSVNIGNSFGKTVYFEEIIVDGKRENMNAIHNTESFLQDLPSLDKKSHSILSDLPPLNGKKTNINDLKELMDIGLGMLMYIFIIINI; encoded by the exons atGATAGACGGAAACATTTCCATGGAGGAGGACACAGAATTACGGGATTTGGTGGTGCAAACCCTTGAGAATAATGGTGTTCTTGCAAAAGTGCGG GCAGAGCTCAGGGCAAGTGTGTTTTTAGCACTAGAAGAACAAGAATCAGTAATG aATCCAGAACCACTCCTCAATAAAACTGTAAAGCAGTACCTGGCTAATTCAGAAGGAAAATTATTGTTTTCCTTGGTTAGGGAGTTCCTAGAATATTTTGGTCTTGATTATACAATATCTGTGTATGATCCAGAGACATACTTTGGAAAAGAATATAATTATGTCGGAAGAAACAAATTATGCGAAGAATTAGGTATTGAATCCAACGAGCCATTGCTTGgggaaattttaaaaaatagcaTGAACAGTGCCTTTAATAACACCCCAAAG AACGAAATTAATGACCACAGGCTTAATAAAACAGATGAAACAGCAACAAACATTGCTAATGCAACATTCGAAATTTCCATTCCAAAAGTATTACACAATGAAACTGTGTCATTATCAAATAATAATGATATTTCGGATAAATTGGATAGTGTTTCACAGCAAAGTCCAAAACTTCCAATAAATGTGACAATAACAGATaagaaaagtaaagaaatatttcttgatGATGTTTCAATGGATGAGTCTAATTGTGAAAAGCAAAATAATTCTCTCAGGAAAAGTACAACTTCTGAAAGCACAGAAAAAAATGATGGAATTGATAGTAAAGGGAACAATAATACGCATTTTGATACACTCTCTACAAGTCCAAATGGCACAACTACAGTGATGAATCATATGACAAAGGAGACTGAAATAAATGCACCCATCCAAACAAATTTACTAAATAAAACCGAGCCTTTAATTAAGTTTGATAAATCTATAGTTACTGAAGTGCAAGCAAATCAAAATGAAGATATAAGTAagcaaaataatataaatagtttCGAATTACAAATAGCAAATAACGTACAAAATAAAAAGTCAGTTAATATTGGAAACAGTTTTGGAAAAACTGTAtactttgaagaaattattgttgatggaaaaagagaaaatatgAATGCTATACATAATACTGAATCCTTTTTACAAGATTTACCATCTTTAGATAAAAAATCTCATTCTATACTTAGTGATCTCCCACCATTAAATGGTAAAAAGACTAATATTAATGATCTGAAAGAATTGATGGATATCGGGCTTGGTATGttgatgtatatttttataattataaatatctaa